Proteins co-encoded in one Medicago truncatula cultivar Jemalong A17 chromosome 8, MtrunA17r5.0-ANR, whole genome shotgun sequence genomic window:
- the LOC25501098 gene encoding F-box/kelch-repeat protein At3g23880 produces MKKRNQSRRGSKRTEKKKDPLPYLSHELIVQILERLPVKSLIRFKCVCKSWFSLISDPYFANSHFQITAATHTRRILCIGHLPHSIDLAASLDDYSTSASLNVDFLHPQNHSDFEIKGSCRGFVLLNYYSILYLWNPSTGFHRKVPLSPIGLKLDAEYFYSFGYDQLKDDYLVVLMSYDPALDNIYSCLEFFSLRDNVWKEMDCPYCPYRSNFDEMPKAGCLYNGAIHWLAFHRDFPWRDNFIVAFDLNERKLFEMPPPDDFEHDAGDCGLWVFGEFFSLWSTDYPNDSFEIWVMKEYKVNSSWTKILVLNIDDDPTLYFYPLCRTKSGDIIGINVGVELVKYDDNGQLLERSPHWESLWGVRSQVAMYTESLLSLPGDNEQA; encoded by the coding sequence atgaagaaaagaaaccaaAGTCGCAGAGGGAGTAAGCGCACAGAGAAGAAAAAGGATCCACTACCTTACCTGTCTCATGAATTAATAGTTCAAATTCTAGAGAGGTTACCGGTGAAGTCTCTTATACGTTTCAAATGCGTTTGTAAGTCTTGGTTTTCTCTTATCTCTGATCCTTACTTCGCAAATTCACATTTTCAAATTACCGCCGCAACACACACTCGTAGAATTTTGTGCATAGGTCATCTACCTCATTCTATAGATTTAGCAGCATCGCTTGATGATTATTCTACTTCTGCTTCACTCAATGTTGATTTTCTACATCCACAAAATCATTctgattttgaaattaaaggtTCATGTAGAGGCTTTGTACTTTTGAACTATTATTCAATCCTCTATCTATGGAATCCATCCACCGGATTTCACAGAAAAGTACCTTTGTCCCCTATTGGTTTGAAATTAGACGCTGAATATTTCTATAGTTTCGGGTATGACCAATTAAAAGATGATTACTTGGTGGTTTTAATGTCCTATGATCCCGCCTTAGATAATATTTATTCGTGTTTGGAGTTTTTCTCGTTGAGAGATAATGTGTGGAAGGAAATGGACTGCCCTTATTGCCCTTATAGGAGTAATTTTGATGAGATGCCCAAAGCAGGGTGTCTCTATAATGGGGCTATTCATTGGTTGGCTTTTCATCGTGATTTTCCTTGGCGTGATAACTTTATTGTTGCATTTGATTTAAACGAAAGGAAACTGTTTGAGATGCCTCCTCCAGATGATTTTGAACATGATGCTGGTGATTGTGGTTTGTGGGTCTTTGGCGAATTTTTTAGTCTTTGGTCTACGGATTATCCTAATGATAGCTTTGAAATATGGGTGATGAAAGAATACAAAGTGAACTCTTCTTGGACAAAGATTCTTGTTCttaatattgatgatgatccaACTCTGTACTTTTACCCTTTGTGCCGTACAAAGAGTGGTGATATTATTGGAATAAATGTTGGTGTTGAATTGGTGAAGTATGATGACAATGGGCAGTTGTTAGAGCGTTCCCCCCATTGGGAGAGTTTATGGGGTGTTAGATCCCAAGTGGCTATGTATACAGAGTCTCTGCTTTCACTCCCTGGTGATAATGAGCAGGCTTAA
- the LOC25501099 gene encoding uncharacterized protein isoform X2, with amino-acid sequence MKGRINRFECDTEEELSFFRELKKHQNEHIPNLLLCASEDYECDTKYVGKFSLYRIPSGRKENGLELLETKTKSDFDWLKTPPATPLFPSLEMEPSPNLVTQRELPITHSISRALLAKSDVEALKPKSNQTNSTKSSKLAMRSITPSHNRLRPNLIKNTNEQKLGTHPINNAKIEHVATNNPKYPNPQKQTNNVDFLALNQKKNIEANETHTKPRARGVSPSLKSTGSNIAIELSNETPKNLRTDDKRSISSTRGRSIIRGSMVGGFQNQDPTPKACRPSRSPSPSMSKNGLNQFDRTQKNVKTQKEAFTLAAGNNESRSHFKGSKMVEKVVNARKSGMNHAERESKLKPVKYREK; translated from the exons ATGAAAGGTCGCATAAATCGATTTGAATGTGACACAGAAGAAGAACTCTCTTTTTTCAGGGAATTGAAGAAACACCAGAATGAACATATTCCTAACCTCTTGctatgtgcttctgaagattaTGAATGTGACACTAAATATGTTG GAAAGTTTTCACTCTATAGAATTCCTTCAGGGAGGAAAGAAAATGGACTTGAGCTTCTggaaacaaaaactaaaagtgACTTTGATTG GTTGAAAACACCACCAGCAACTCCTCTTTTTCCATCCCTAGAAATGGAACCTAGTCCCAACCTCGTCACTCAGAGAGAGCTACCTATTACTCATTCTATCTCAAGA GCACTATTAGCAAAGAGTGATGTGGAAGCACTAAAACCAAAGTCAAATCAAAccaattcaacaaaatcatcaaagcTTGCTATGAGATCCATAACACCAAGTCATAACAGATTGAGACCAAACCtcattaaaaatacaaatgaaCAAAAATTAGGTACACACCCTATCAACAATGCCAAAATAGAACATGTTGCTACCAACAACCCTAAATATCCTAATCCCCAAAAACAAACCAACAATGTTGATTTCCTTGCTttgaatcaaaagaaaaatattgaagcCAATGAAACACATACAAAACCTAGAGCTAGAGGTGTATCACCATCATTGAAATCAACGGGTTCAAATATTGCGATAGAACTCTCGAATGAAACACCAAAAAATCTTAGGACTGATGATAAAAGATCAATTTCAAGTACAAGAGGAAGAAGTATTATAAGAGGGTCTATGGTTGGAGGGTTTCAAAATCAAGATCCTACTCCAAAAGCATGTAGACCATCAAGGTCACCATCACCAAGCATGTCTAAGAATGGTTTGAACCAATTTGATAGAACACAGAAGAATGTGAAGACACAAAAAGAAGCATTTACTCTAGCTGCAGGAAATAATGAAAGTAGATCACATTTTAAAGGAAGTAAAATGGTAGAGAAAGTGGTGAATGCTAGAAAGTCTGGTATGAATCATGCAGAGAGAGAATCGAAACTAAAGCCTGTTAAATATAGG GAAAAATAA
- the LOC25501099 gene encoding uncharacterized protein isoform X1 gives MKGRINRFECDTEEELSFFRELKKHQNEHIPNLLLCASEDYECDTKYVGNGKFSLYRIPSGRKENGLELLETKTKSDFDWLKTPPATPLFPSLEMEPSPNLVTQRELPITHSISRALLAKSDVEALKPKSNQTNSTKSSKLAMRSITPSHNRLRPNLIKNTNEQKLGTHPINNAKIEHVATNNPKYPNPQKQTNNVDFLALNQKKNIEANETHTKPRARGVSPSLKSTGSNIAIELSNETPKNLRTDDKRSISSTRGRSIIRGSMVGGFQNQDPTPKACRPSRSPSPSMSKNGLNQFDRTQKNVKTQKEAFTLAAGNNESRSHFKGSKMVEKVVNARKSGMNHAERESKLKPVKYREK, from the exons ATGAAAGGTCGCATAAATCGATTTGAATGTGACACAGAAGAAGAACTCTCTTTTTTCAGGGAATTGAAGAAACACCAGAATGAACATATTCCTAACCTCTTGctatgtgcttctgaagattaTGAATGTGACACTAAATATGTTGGTAATG GAAAGTTTTCACTCTATAGAATTCCTTCAGGGAGGAAAGAAAATGGACTTGAGCTTCTggaaacaaaaactaaaagtgACTTTGATTG GTTGAAAACACCACCAGCAACTCCTCTTTTTCCATCCCTAGAAATGGAACCTAGTCCCAACCTCGTCACTCAGAGAGAGCTACCTATTACTCATTCTATCTCAAGA GCACTATTAGCAAAGAGTGATGTGGAAGCACTAAAACCAAAGTCAAATCAAAccaattcaacaaaatcatcaaagcTTGCTATGAGATCCATAACACCAAGTCATAACAGATTGAGACCAAACCtcattaaaaatacaaatgaaCAAAAATTAGGTACACACCCTATCAACAATGCCAAAATAGAACATGTTGCTACCAACAACCCTAAATATCCTAATCCCCAAAAACAAACCAACAATGTTGATTTCCTTGCTttgaatcaaaagaaaaatattgaagcCAATGAAACACATACAAAACCTAGAGCTAGAGGTGTATCACCATCATTGAAATCAACGGGTTCAAATATTGCGATAGAACTCTCGAATGAAACACCAAAAAATCTTAGGACTGATGATAAAAGATCAATTTCAAGTACAAGAGGAAGAAGTATTATAAGAGGGTCTATGGTTGGAGGGTTTCAAAATCAAGATCCTACTCCAAAAGCATGTAGACCATCAAGGTCACCATCACCAAGCATGTCTAAGAATGGTTTGAACCAATTTGATAGAACACAGAAGAATGTGAAGACACAAAAAGAAGCATTTACTCTAGCTGCAGGAAATAATGAAAGTAGATCACATTTTAAAGGAAGTAAAATGGTAGAGAAAGTGGTGAATGCTAGAAAGTCTGGTATGAATCATGCAGAGAGAGAATCGAAACTAAAGCCTGTTAAATATAGG GAAAAATAA
- the LOC25501101 gene encoding receptor-like protein EIX2: MGTIPKEIGNMKQLESLDLSNNTLSGEIPQTMLSLSFLEVLNLSFNNLKGQIPLGTQLQSFTPLSYMGNPELCGTPLIEKCKHNEALGEDTNDEEGSELMECFYMGMGVGFATGFWIVFGSLLFKRSWRHAYFNFLYDVKDWFISRWT, translated from the coding sequence atgggAACCATACCAAAAGAAATTGGCAACATGAAACAGTTAGAGTCCCTTGATCTGTCAAACAACACACTTTCAGGAGAAATTCCTCAAACCATGttgtctctttcttttcttgagGTATTAAATCTCTCGTTCAACAATTTGAAGGGTCAAATCCCATTAGGAACCCAACTCCAAAGCTTTACACCACTTAGTTATATGGGTAATCCTGAACTTTGTGGAACTCCACTCATTGAGAAATGCAAACACAATGAAGCCCTTGGTGAGGACACAAATGACGAGGAAGGATCCGAGTTAATGGAATGTTTCTATATGGGCATGGGAGTTGGATTTGCAACAGGCTTCTGGATAGtttttggttctcttttatTCAAGAGGTCATGGAGGCATGCTTACTTCAATTTTCTTTATGATGTCAAAGACTGGTTTATATCAAGATGGACCTGA
- the LOC120577472 gene encoding receptor-like protein EIX2 — MPWNMSNVLLNSEVAWLVDNGLSGGLPQLTSNVSVFKIISNNLTGPLSHLLCHNMKENTNLMYLDVSDNNLSGGLTECWGNCKSLIPISLGRNNLTGMIAHSMGSLSNLMSLDIYDTKLHGEIPMSLKNCQKLVIVNLGKNKFSGIIPNWIGKDMKVLQLRSNEFSGDIPLQICQLSSLFVLDLSNNRLTGKIPQCLPNITSMTFNNVTLNEFDISYNVFGVTFITPITLLSKGNDLDYYKYMHVIDLSNNHFSGRIPSEVFRLTALKSLNLYKIN; from the coding sequence ATGCCTTGGAACATGTCAaatgtgttgttaaattctgAAGTTGCATGGTTGGTTGATAATGGTTTGAGTGGTGGCCTTCCTCAATTAACTTCAAATGTGAgtgttttcaaaataatttctaaCAATTTGACTGGGCCTCTTTCTCATCTGTTATGCCATAATATGAAAGAGAACACCAATTTGATGTACTTGGACGTCTCTGATAACAATTTGTCTGGAGGACTCACTGAATGTTGGGGGAACTGTAAATCTCTTATTCCTATTAGTTTAGGAAGAAATAATCTAACAGGCATGATTGCGCACTCAATGGGTTCTTTATCCAACCTTATGTCGTTGGATATTTATGATACAAAGTTGCATGGGGAGATACCAATGTCATTGAAAAATTGCCAAAAACTTGTGATTGTTAATCTTggtaaaaacaaattttctgGAATAATACCAAATTGGATTGGAAAGGATATGAAAGTTCTTCAATTGAGATCAAATGAATTTAGTGGTGACATTCCTTTACAAATATGTCAACTATCCTCTCTCTTTGTTTTGGATCTCTCAAATAATAGATTAACTGGAAAAATACCTCAGTGCCTACCAAATATCACCTCCATGACTTTCAATAATGTTACACTAAATGAATTTGATATTTCATATAATGTTTTCGGTGTCACTTTTATAACCCCTATTACATTATTATCAAAAGGCAACGACTTAGACTATTATAAGTATATGCATGTTATTGACCTTTCTAACAACCATTTTTCGGGTAGAATACCTTCAGAAGTATTTAGACTCACTGCATTGAAATCCTTGAACTtgtacaaaatcaattaa